The following coding sequences are from one Luteimonas sp. S4-F44 window:
- a CDS encoding pseudouridine synthase, translating to MARILSKRGLCSRSEAERWVREGRVRVGGRVIRDPEHPVALDEARIVVDGVTMAATAHRYLMLNKPRGLVTTAHDEHGRDTVYRCFDGAGLGWIAPVGRLDKASEGLLLFTSDPAWAAAIADPERGPSKTYHVQIDTRPDAALLAGLHAGIEDAGQHLRAASARVLREGGRNAWLEIVLDEGRNRQIRRLLGAHEVGVLRLVRVAIGRVGLGELAKGAWRELAPHEVERLAPRSAPATAKPA from the coding sequence GTGGCGCGCATCCTGTCCAAACGCGGGCTGTGCTCGCGCAGCGAAGCCGAGCGCTGGGTGCGCGAGGGGCGTGTGCGTGTGGGCGGTCGCGTGATCCGCGATCCCGAACACCCGGTCGCGCTCGACGAAGCACGCATCGTGGTCGATGGCGTGACCATGGCGGCGACGGCGCATCGCTATCTGATGCTCAACAAGCCGCGGGGCCTGGTGACGACCGCCCACGACGAGCACGGGCGCGACACCGTCTACCGGTGTTTCGACGGTGCGGGGCTGGGATGGATCGCGCCGGTCGGCCGGCTCGACAAGGCCAGCGAGGGCCTGTTGCTGTTCACCAGCGACCCGGCATGGGCAGCGGCGATCGCCGACCCCGAGCGCGGCCCCAGCAAGACCTATCACGTACAGATCGATACGCGGCCCGACGCCGCGCTGCTCGCGGGCCTGCATGCCGGCATCGAGGACGCCGGCCAGCATCTGCGTGCCGCGTCCGCGCGGGTGCTTCGCGAGGGCGGGCGCAACGCGTGGCTGGAGATCGTGCTCGACGAAGGCCGCAACCGGCAGATCCGCCGGCTGCTGGGCGCGCACGAGGTCGGCGTGCTGCGGCTGGTGCGTGTGGCGATCGGGCGCGTGGGCCTGGGCGAACTGGCCAAGGGCGCGTGGCGCGAACTGGCCCCCCACGAAGTCGAACGTCTGGCGCCGCGCTCGGCGCCGGCGACCGCCAAGCCGGCCTAG